A window from bacterium encodes these proteins:
- a CDS encoding DUF6448 family protein, which yields MPSKNSLKPLATAIALFTMLFLGAGNSYAHCDALDGPVIKAAQKALATGNVNLVLIWVQQNDEAEIKSAFEQTLKVRQLGAEAKQLADRYFFETLVRIHRAGEGAPYTGLKPAGLDLGPAIPAGDKALETGSAEPLLKLLSDTMHNGLHGTFTAARAKKNFNQDDVKAGREYVQAYVTFIHYVEGLYAAAQRSPAGHTHETNHSGGHEEVH from the coding sequence ATGCCAAGCAAGAATTCTCTCAAGCCCCTGGCGACAGCGATCGCCTTGTTCACAATGTTATTTCTCGGCGCCGGCAATTCCTATGCGCATTGCGATGCGCTGGACGGTCCGGTGATCAAGGCTGCGCAAAAAGCGCTGGCAACCGGCAACGTCAATCTCGTGCTGATTTGGGTGCAGCAAAACGACGAAGCGGAAATCAAAAGCGCCTTTGAGCAAACTTTGAAAGTCCGGCAACTGGGCGCGGAAGCGAAACAGCTTGCGGACAGATATTTCTTCGAAACTCTGGTGCGCATTCATCGCGCCGGCGAAGGCGCGCCCTACACGGGTTTGAAGCCCGCCGGGCTCGATCTCGGCCCCGCCATTCCCGCGGGCGACAAGGCGCTGGAAACCGGCTCCGCAGAGCCGCTGCTCAAATTGCTCAGCGACACGATGCACAACGGTTTGCATGGCACTTTCACCGCAGCCAGGGCCAAAAAGAATTTCAACCAAGATGATGTGAAAGCCGGACGCGAGTATGTGCAAGCCTACGTGACCTTCATTCACTATGTCGAAGGCCTCTACGCAGCCGCACAGCGATCGCCGGCCGGGCATACTCATGAAACGAACCATTCCGGCGGTCACGAAGAGGTGCATTGA
- the ric gene encoding iron-sulfur cluster repair di-iron protein has translation MKNTTIDDFQKEKLMTTLQVHDTVGEIVTRQPALARVFEAAGIDYCCGGKKTLAEACRTKGVDPQAFLAALAQSASAGEAPVVEAAAMSLTALADHIEQTHHAYLRSELPRLNAMTQKVASVHGAHEPRLWQVREAFVALFEELSSHMMKEEMMLFPMVREIEASTTAPLFHCGSLANPIRQMEAEHDQAGAALERMRELTDGYTPPDWACNTYRAMLDALAYLERDMHQHVHKENNVLFPRALVLEREKSA, from the coding sequence ATGAAGAATACAACAATTGACGACTTTCAGAAGGAGAAGCTGATGACGACACTGCAAGTTCACGACACCGTGGGAGAAATCGTGACGCGCCAGCCGGCGCTGGCACGGGTATTTGAAGCGGCGGGCATCGACTATTGCTGCGGCGGCAAGAAGACGCTGGCAGAAGCGTGCCGCACGAAGGGCGTTGACCCGCAGGCCTTTCTTGCCGCACTGGCGCAATCCGCCTCCGCCGGCGAGGCGCCGGTCGTCGAGGCCGCGGCCATGTCGCTCACAGCACTGGCCGATCACATCGAGCAGACGCATCACGCCTATCTGCGCTCCGAGCTGCCGCGTCTCAACGCGATGACGCAAAAAGTGGCGTCGGTTCACGGCGCGCATGAGCCTCGTCTGTGGCAGGTCCGGGAGGCTTTCGTCGCGCTGTTCGAAGAGTTGAGCAGCCACATGATGAAAGAGGAGATGATGTTGTTTCCCATGGTGCGGGAAATCGAGGCGAGTACCACGGCACCATTGTTCCACTGCGGCTCGCTCGCCAATCCCATTCGGCAAATGGAGGCGGAGCATGACCAGGCTGGGGCGGCGCTGGAAAGAATGCGAGAACTCACCGACGGTTACACACCGCCGGATTGGGCGTGCAACACCTACCGCGCCATGCTCGACGCCCTGGCCTATCTCGAACGCGACATGCATCAACACGTTCACAAAGAAAACAACGTGCTCTTCCCGCGCGCCCTCGTGCTGGAGCGCGAAAAGAGCGCGTGA
- a CDS encoding 4Fe-4S dicluster domain-containing protein — MPYIITEPCIDVVDGACRALCPVNCIYLPEETRLPLARRQNKMYVNPEECIECDACREACPVGAIYPEAQVPQQWRDYIADEYAAFR; from the coding sequence ATGCCCTATATCATCACCGAACCCTGCATTGACGTGGTCGATGGCGCCTGCCGCGCGCTTTGCCCGGTCAACTGCATCTATCTGCCGGAAGAAACCCGGCTGCCGCTCGCGCGCCGGCAAAACAAAATGTATGTGAATCCGGAAGAGTGCATCGAATGTGATGCTTGCCGCGAGGCCTGTCCGGTGGGCGCCATTTACCCTGAAGCGCAAGTGCCGCAGCAATGGCGGGATTACATCGCCGACGAATATGCCGCGTTCAGATAG
- a CDS encoding Crp/Fnr family transcriptional regulator, translating into MPSDELKPNLRDLPLFAALSVAELRQLMRQSAVRGYKRNDLIFMEGEAYAGLYLVLSGRIKVFKTSPEGKEQIIHLLGPRELFADVPLFTGGPYPVTAQALEDTRLLFIPRQAFLDLLRGSSEICMRMLGAFAKRMRQLVNLVESLSLKDVTARLARYLADEAKRTGTNTVLLPVSKANLAAFLGTIPETLSRSLHDLENRGIIAVQGKQIIIQNRSLLQELAG; encoded by the coding sequence ATGCCTTCCGACGAACTCAAACCCAACCTCCGCGATTTGCCGCTGTTTGCGGCGCTGAGTGTGGCGGAGTTGCGCCAGCTCATGCGGCAAAGCGCCGTGCGTGGCTACAAACGCAATGACCTGATCTTCATGGAGGGCGAGGCCTATGCCGGCTTGTATCTTGTGCTCAGCGGCCGCATCAAAGTCTTCAAGACCAGTCCCGAAGGCAAAGAGCAGATCATTCATCTGCTCGGACCGCGCGAGCTTTTTGCCGACGTGCCGCTTTTCACCGGCGGGCCATACCCGGTGACCGCGCAGGCGCTGGAAGACACCCGCTTGCTGTTCATTCCGCGCCAGGCCTTTCTCGACCTTCTGCGCGGCAGTTCCGAGATTTGCATGCGCATGCTCGGCGCCTTTGCCAAACGCATGCGGCAATTGGTGAATTTGGTGGAATCTCTCTCGCTCAAAGATGTCACCGCCCGCCTGGCCCGCTATCTGGCGGACGAGGCGAAGCGCACCGGCACCAACACTGTCCTCCTGCCTGTTTCCAAAGCCAACCTTGCTGCCTTCCTCGGCACCATTCCCGAAACGCTCTCCCGCTCACTCCACGATTTGGAAAATCGCGGCATCATTGCCGTGCAAGGTAAACAGATTATCATCCAAAACCGTTCCCTGCTGCAAGAACTCGCCGGCTGA
- a CDS encoding histidine kinase: MARHSEQRRRAGMAALLGMLAFGLFSPLPAQENDLKFECFSIEDGLSHSKVNSIFQDQRGFLWLGTNDGLNKFDGYEFTVYRWKPNEAQGLSAQLVRVVMEDSKGNLWIGTEGGGVNLLDRDTNTFRHFTPDSSSPIRISGQDVNAIIEDQHGNLWLGTSNGLDLFDYAEGTATNFVPGHLAHAPAREKIVNVVHADRQGSLWVGTQNHGLWLFDRARRQFTCFENDPNNPASLGDNDVRSIHEDAQGNLWIGTTFGGLNLLDRSRRSFRRFFPQKDHSESNTIRAILTADENRLWVGNRSGLYAFDPATQRFVHYQHDPNDPYSLSHNSVQCLLRDARGDFWVGTRDGLNFINTNIASFVHYQAKANDRRFLNNKVVYAILEDRSGDLWFGTEEGGLNQLERESGLFTYYMHDSRNPHSLSVNNIKAVLEEQGGNLWVGTFHGGLNYFDRRTKRFVHYQNRPDDSTSLADNDVMAMLLDKQGDLWVGTFEGGLDIRDRKSGRFRHFFHEIGIPGYRMISALMQDRQGNIWIGSNRGRLGRWNGTTREFKHYQLPIKNIITIEIRPIFEEETGNFWIGTTGGGLYYFNRADESFKAYTMQEGLPSNVIYGILQDQQRNLWLSTTNGLVKFNPHTGAIKTYYHASGLQSDQFCYDAFLKTRSGEMFFGGINGVTAFYPENIRQNAYVPPVVITRLNVFNKPVEIGGPDGILQKSITETREITLSHRHSVFSFEFAALNYAVSAHNQYAYKMEGFDADWNMVANRRFATYTNLNPGTYTFRVKAANNDGVWNEQGAELRVTITPPFWQTWWFKVLALALALLIIKHFYDYQMQKRNALHATSLANLAQLQLLRYQMNPHFLFNAHNSIRSMILLDKERAWQMITELSEFFRYTLLNFNKVTASLDEEIKAVENYLHIEKIRFGDSLQVSFAIDEAARRCTVPAFLFQPLVENAIKYGMQTSSLPLQVVVAIIWQEATLSIDVSNTGNLVPRARTEGHEEVHGTSLENLRQRLAIMFEGGYSFQLYEENGWVHSKIRIQYQPAGDGRKGIKRLVTKPSAAAALRHEAESPSSA; this comes from the coding sequence ATGGCGCGGCATTCGGAGCAACGGCGCCGGGCCGGCATGGCCGCTCTCCTCGGCATGTTGGCCTTCGGCTTGTTCTCCCCTCTTCCGGCCCAGGAAAACGATCTCAAATTCGAGTGTTTCTCCATTGAAGACGGGCTGTCACACAGCAAGGTCAACAGCATATTTCAGGATCAGCGCGGATTTCTGTGGCTGGGAACCAACGACGGCTTGAACAAATTCGACGGGTATGAATTCACCGTCTATCGCTGGAAGCCCAACGAGGCGCAGGGCTTGTCGGCGCAGCTCGTGCGCGTGGTGATGGAGGACAGCAAAGGCAATCTTTGGATTGGAACCGAAGGCGGCGGGGTGAATCTTCTTGATCGCGACACCAACACCTTCCGGCATTTTACGCCGGATTCTTCCTCCCCGATCAGAATCAGCGGCCAGGATGTCAATGCCATCATCGAAGATCAGCACGGCAACTTGTGGCTGGGCACGAGCAACGGGCTGGATCTTTTCGACTACGCCGAGGGCACCGCGACCAATTTCGTTCCCGGCCATCTCGCGCACGCCCCGGCGCGCGAGAAGATCGTCAACGTCGTCCATGCCGACCGGCAGGGCAGTCTGTGGGTGGGCACGCAGAACCACGGGCTGTGGCTGTTTGACCGCGCGCGCCGGCAGTTCACTTGCTTTGAAAACGATCCCAACAATCCCGCCAGCCTGGGCGACAACGATGTTCGTTCGATCCACGAGGATGCGCAGGGCAATTTGTGGATCGGCACGACTTTCGGCGGCCTCAATCTGCTGGACCGCAGCCGGAGGTCCTTCCGCCGCTTCTTCCCGCAGAAAGACCATTCTGAGAGCAATACCATCCGCGCCATTCTCACCGCGGACGAAAACCGCTTGTGGGTCGGCAATCGCAGCGGATTGTACGCGTTTGACCCCGCGACGCAGCGCTTTGTGCATTACCAGCACGATCCCAACGATCCGTACAGCTTGAGCCACAATTCCGTGCAATGCCTGTTGCGGGACGCCAGGGGCGATTTCTGGGTGGGCACACGCGACGGGCTGAATTTCATCAACACCAACATCGCCAGCTTTGTGCATTATCAGGCCAAAGCCAATGACCGCCGCTTTCTAAACAACAAAGTCGTGTATGCGATTCTGGAGGATCGCTCCGGCGATTTGTGGTTCGGCACCGAAGAGGGCGGGCTGAATCAGCTCGAGCGCGAATCCGGATTGTTCACCTATTACATGCACGACAGCCGGAATCCGCACAGCCTGAGCGTCAACAACATCAAGGCCGTACTCGAAGAGCAGGGCGGAAATCTTTGGGTCGGCACTTTTCATGGCGGGCTTAATTATTTCGACCGCCGCACAAAACGCTTTGTTCATTATCAAAACCGCCCGGATGATTCCACCAGTCTGGCGGACAATGATGTGATGGCCATGCTGCTGGACAAACAGGGCGATCTCTGGGTGGGAACGTTCGAAGGCGGCCTGGATATTCGTGACCGCAAATCGGGGCGCTTCCGTCATTTCTTCCACGAGATCGGCATTCCCGGCTATCGCATGATTAGCGCGCTCATGCAGGATCGCCAGGGCAACATTTGGATCGGCTCCAATCGCGGCCGCTTGGGCCGCTGGAACGGCACCACGCGGGAATTCAAGCATTACCAGCTTCCCATCAAGAATATCATCACCATCGAGATTCGCCCGATTTTCGAAGAGGAAACCGGCAATTTTTGGATCGGCACCACCGGCGGCGGCTTATACTATTTCAATCGCGCGGACGAAAGCTTCAAAGCCTACACCATGCAGGAGGGTCTGCCGAGCAATGTCATCTACGGCATTCTGCAAGACCAGCAACGCAATCTCTGGTTGAGCACGACCAACGGGCTGGTCAAATTCAATCCGCACACCGGCGCGATCAAAACCTACTACCACGCCAGCGGTCTGCAGAGCGATCAATTTTGTTACGATGCCTTTCTCAAGACCCGCAGCGGCGAGATGTTTTTCGGCGGCATCAACGGCGTCACCGCCTTCTATCCCGAAAACATCCGCCAGAATGCCTATGTGCCGCCGGTGGTAATCACGCGCTTGAACGTCTTCAACAAGCCGGTGGAGATCGGCGGGCCGGACGGCATTTTGCAGAAATCCATCACCGAAACCAGGGAAATCACGCTGTCGCACCGGCACTCGGTTTTTTCGTTCGAATTTGCAGCACTGAATTACGCCGTCAGTGCCCACAACCAATACGCCTACAAGATGGAGGGATTCGATGCGGATTGGAACATGGTGGCCAACCGGCGCTTTGCGACCTACACCAATCTCAATCCCGGGACCTACACGTTTCGCGTCAAGGCGGCAAACAACGACGGCGTGTGGAATGAGCAGGGCGCCGAGCTGCGCGTGACCATCACGCCGCCGTTTTGGCAAACCTGGTGGTTCAAGGTCCTGGCGCTCGCGCTGGCGCTGTTGATCATCAAGCATTTTTATGATTATCAAATGCAGAAAAGAAACGCGCTGCACGCCACCTCTCTCGCCAATCTTGCGCAATTGCAACTGCTGCGCTATCAGATGAACCCGCACTTCCTGTTCAATGCGCACAATTCCATCCGCTCGATGATCCTGCTCGACAAGGAGCGCGCCTGGCAGATGATCACGGAGTTGTCGGAGTTTTTCCGCTATACCCTGCTCAATTTCAACAAGGTCACGGCCTCGCTCGATGAGGAAATCAAGGCGGTCGAAAACTATCTGCACATCGAGAAGATCCGCTTCGGCGATTCATTGCAGGTCTCCTTCGCCATCGACGAGGCCGCGCGCAGATGCACGGTGCCGGCATTTCTGTTTCAGCCGCTGGTGGAAAACGCCATCAAGTACGGCATGCAAACCAGCAGCCTGCCGCTGCAGGTGGTGGTTGCGATCATCTGGCAGGAGGCGACGCTGTCGATCGACGTGTCCAACACCGGCAACTTGGTGCCGCGTGCCCGCACGGAGGGACACGAGGAGGTGCATGGCACCTCACTGGAGAACTTGCGGCAAAGGCTAGCGATCATGTTTGAAGGCGGCTACAGCTTTCAGCTCTATGAGGAAAACGGCTGGGTGCATTCCAAAATCAGGATTCAATACCAGCCTGCCGGTGACGGCCGCAAAGGAATAAAACGCCTGGTGACAAAACCCAGCGCGGCTGCAGCATTGCGCCACGAAGCCGAATCGCCGTCATCAGCTTGA
- a CDS encoding response regulator: MKTFKTLIVDDEWLIRLELKRLLSEYPNIIVVGEAANLTEATRAVDEQKPDLIFLDIQMPGGSGFDFLEQVQGDFKIIFVTAFTHHRQNAGKYRAVDYLLKPISKERLARALQELMNSAGD; the protein is encoded by the coding sequence ATGAAAACCTTCAAAACGCTCATCGTGGACGATGAGTGGCTCATTCGTTTGGAATTGAAGCGCCTGCTGAGCGAATACCCCAACATCATCGTTGTGGGAGAAGCGGCAAACCTGACGGAGGCCACGCGGGCAGTTGATGAACAGAAACCTGATCTCATTTTCCTGGATATTCAGATGCCGGGAGGATCAGGTTTTGATTTTTTGGAGCAAGTCCAGGGCGATTTCAAGATCATCTTCGTGACGGCTTTCACACACCACCGGCAAAACGCGGGAAAATACCGGGCGGTTGACTATCTGTTGAAACCGATCAGCAAGGAAAGGCTGGCCCGCGCCCTCCAAGAATTGATGAATTCCGCCGGCGATTAG
- a CDS encoding carboxypeptidase-like regulatory domain-containing protein: MKTPRARKTWAWLFLLAATPVFAQSTLRGVVSDSATAEKLPGASVYLVGTALGSATNLEGAYRIDRIPAGTYTLRVSYIGYRSRDLPVTLAANTSLVSDIKLTAEILQGAEITVTGQAVGQAAAINQQRTAPTIINVVSEEKIRELPDANAAESIGRLPGVSLLRSGGEANKVILRGLEDKFTVITIDGVKIPATDATSRGVDLSTLSQSSLAGIELYKASTPDKDGDALAGSINLVTKTAPESRNIKVDAKGDYNRLMKSAEQYDFSLHYGERFLNNVLGVQLAGNLEKRLRSNERINVDYANLQYQSFYLDNFLLEFTDEVRKRDGFSVLLDVNTPDNGTIRCNNVFGRTKRDYLWSTRDYPAVGGGSESGAPVYNYRDREQEINTFSSSIRGDNSLLGLNLAWGVSFGQSESDYPFDYEASFVERPGMRPTPTNLQDHPEQLIDYAINDFSAAGLSWAYFRKQRNFDKERTAFLDVARKYLLGSRISGEVKIGGKYKTRDRSNVRTEDFTPYYLGRWQRYELLPDGTFRPKDFTGTPFENWLNAGGGGFTPMSLFFDDPVARDVYGSYRLNPLLDRDRLRQWYELNRYGIDVTRNQFEVWTNPLIRYDDYDVTERIGAGYIMNTLNLGQKVTVIGGLRIENEDNDYASKFMPQSVGGFPVTASSIRDTTSSSAQTVILPNLNLAVSPLDFMKVRVAAYKALARPDFNMRLERYIAGRPAEVGSQLQVFVGNPKLKTARAWNYELNTSFFSNTIGLISLSAYYKEIADMYHMLNNFNTTAVRDAQGALQDTLMQRFGIAWPSQMGAAPYNLTLPYNSPRPTKVWGFEFEHQISFRFLPGLLKNIVLSYNASIVRSEAFIWISRIDSVFYDPPGPIPPTWRKFTVLAERKQKLEGMPEFFGNVALGYDLGRFSGRISVFHQGEHNVSYSAGGLSDQITMAFTRVDLTLKQGLTDNLALLLNISNATDLEDGSVINNSSPDQGVFNRRLFNQSEKYGLTADFGLTWQLQ, translated from the coding sequence ATGAAAACACCACGTGCTCGCAAAACCTGGGCATGGTTGTTCCTCCTGGCGGCAACGCCGGTTTTTGCGCAGAGCACTCTGCGCGGCGTTGTCAGCGATTCAGCCACGGCGGAAAAGCTGCCGGGCGCCAGCGTCTACCTGGTGGGAACCGCTCTGGGCAGCGCCACCAATTTGGAGGGTGCCTATCGCATCGATCGCATCCCCGCCGGAACCTACACGCTGCGCGTCTCCTACATCGGTTATCGATCGCGCGATTTGCCGGTGACCCTCGCCGCCAATACTTCACTTGTGAGCGACATCAAATTGACCGCTGAAATTCTGCAGGGCGCAGAGATTACGGTCACCGGCCAGGCGGTGGGCCAGGCTGCGGCCATCAATCAGCAGCGCACAGCGCCCACCATCATCAATGTCGTTTCCGAGGAGAAAATCCGGGAATTGCCGGATGCCAATGCCGCCGAATCCATTGGCCGCCTGCCCGGCGTTTCGTTGTTACGTTCCGGCGGCGAAGCGAACAAAGTCATTCTGCGCGGTCTGGAGGACAAGTTCACCGTCATCACCATCGATGGCGTGAAAATTCCAGCCACGGATGCCACCAGCCGCGGCGTCGATTTGAGCACGTTGTCGCAAAGCTCGCTGGCCGGAATCGAATTGTACAAAGCGTCAACACCGGACAAGGACGGCGACGCGCTGGCCGGCAGCATTAACCTGGTCACCAAGACGGCGCCGGAAAGCAGAAACATCAAAGTTGATGCAAAGGGCGATTACAACAGGCTGATGAAGTCCGCCGAGCAGTATGATTTTTCGCTGCACTACGGCGAGAGGTTTCTCAACAATGTTCTCGGCGTGCAATTGGCCGGGAATCTTGAAAAACGCCTCCGCAGCAATGAGCGAATCAATGTCGATTACGCGAATCTGCAATATCAGAGCTTCTACCTCGACAATTTCCTGCTCGAGTTCACGGACGAAGTCAGAAAGCGGGATGGCTTCAGCGTGTTGTTGGATGTCAACACGCCGGATAACGGCACGATTCGCTGCAACAATGTTTTTGGCCGCACCAAAAGAGATTACCTTTGGTCTACCCGGGACTATCCGGCAGTCGGCGGCGGCAGCGAGTCGGGCGCGCCGGTTTATAATTATCGCGACCGCGAACAGGAGATCAACACCTTCAGCAGCTCGATTCGCGGCGATAATAGTCTGCTTGGTTTGAATCTGGCTTGGGGTGTCTCGTTCGGGCAGTCGGAGTCCGACTATCCTTTTGACTATGAAGCAAGCTTTGTCGAGCGGCCGGGTATGCGGCCGACGCCGACCAATTTGCAGGACCACCCGGAGCAGTTGATCGATTATGCCATCAATGATTTTTCTGCGGCGGGATTGTCCTGGGCTTACTTCCGCAAACAGCGCAATTTTGACAAGGAGCGGACCGCGTTCCTGGATGTTGCGCGCAAGTATCTGTTGGGCAGCAGGATTTCGGGCGAGGTAAAAATTGGAGGAAAATACAAAACCAGAGACCGCTCAAATGTCCGCACTGAAGACTTCACGCCTTATTATCTGGGCAGATGGCAGCGTTATGAATTACTGCCGGATGGGACGTTCCGGCCCAAGGATTTCACCGGCACGCCTTTCGAAAATTGGCTGAACGCCGGCGGCGGCGGCTTTACGCCGATGTCCTTGTTCTTTGACGATCCGGTTGCACGTGACGTGTACGGCTCCTACCGCTTGAATCCGCTCCTCGACAGAGACCGGCTGCGGCAGTGGTATGAACTGAACCGATACGGCATCGACGTCACGCGTAATCAATTCGAAGTGTGGACGAATCCCCTCATCCGATATGATGACTATGACGTCACCGAGCGCATCGGCGCCGGCTATATCATGAACACACTCAATCTCGGGCAAAAAGTCACCGTGATCGGCGGATTGCGCATCGAGAACGAAGACAACGACTATGCATCCAAGTTCATGCCGCAATCCGTCGGCGGCTTTCCGGTCACGGCCAGCTCCATCAGAGATACGACTTCCTCCTCCGCTCAGACTGTAATTCTCCCCAACCTCAATCTCGCCGTTTCACCGCTGGACTTCATGAAGGTACGCGTCGCCGCCTACAAAGCACTGGCGCGCCCGGATTTTAATATGAGATTGGAGAGATACATTGCCGGCCGCCCGGCCGAAGTCGGATCGCAATTGCAGGTCTTTGTCGGCAATCCCAAGCTCAAAACCGCCCGCGCCTGGAATTATGAATTGAACACCTCTTTCTTCAGCAACACGATCGGATTGATTTCTTTGTCGGCGTATTACAAAGAAATCGCCGACATGTATCACATGCTGAACAATTTCAACACGACTGCCGTGCGCGATGCGCAAGGCGCGCTGCAAGATACGCTCATGCAGCGCTTTGGCATTGCCTGGCCAAGCCAGATGGGCGCCGCGCCCTACAATCTGACGCTGCCCTACAATTCCCCCAGACCTACGAAGGTATGGGGATTCGAATTCGAGCATCAGATCAGTTTTCGTTTCCTGCCGGGTTTGCTGAAGAACATCGTGTTGTCTTACAATGCTTCCATCGTACGGTCAGAGGCCTTTATTTGGATCTCGCGAATTGATTCCGTTTTCTATGATCCGCCCGGACCGATTCCACCCACGTGGCGGAAATTCACCGTTCTTGCGGAAAGAAAGCAAAAATTGGAGGGCATGCCGGAATTCTTTGGCAACGTTGCACTGGGCTATGATCTCGGCAGATTCTCAGGAAGGATTTCCGTCTTTCATCAAGGTGAGCACAACGTGTCCTATTCTGCCGGCGGCTTGTCGGACCAGATCACCATGGCCTTCACGCGCGTCGATTTGACCCTGAAGCAGGGCCTCACCGACAATCTCGCCTTGCTACTGAACATCAGCAATGCCACGGATCTTGAAGACGGCAGTGTGATCAACAACAGCTCGCCCGACCAGGGCGTGTTCAATCGCCGGCTCTTCAATCAAAGCGAAAAATACGGCTTGACCGCCGACTTCGGTTTGACGTGGCAATTGCAGTGA
- a CDS encoding T9SS type A sorting domain-containing protein — MKLDTIVAAAFLLAASLYGQDVVIPLTPTDGTAATHVNTQILADTVIAGGFKANRVYELQRDGVYLHNAVVTVPAGQTLRLRAAAGAGKKPIIYLWETGTGGTPTRPPGNFVVLNGGHLDIKEVCIAGFYEPEPDRVDGVQGGLINTTAIGSSIVLDGVVLSNINGQHVRTGFNTTKVKVTNSIFANMGALTTSNLGAGKGIDLREAACDSLIIVNNTFVNFQDRAIRHYNFANPQAGTGEIKYGRIDHNTFINGMGFHGLLSLGNVGPEIIITNNLFVDAFALGEDSTDATRAAEWANTGEIYPNGRNRITWIFTAPNTTTQWQVSNNYYTISDSGWAFLNGFGYPPGSPLSYHINSRLGADSVKAFTMTTLKLGNTPRLMTNMMRWYESPTGGNRSKNTPGAVFNRNTDDYDRRPIEYYRDELDATYSTASAAYTGAKGNFPAGDLNWFPDKKAEWEDYITGVSQKHPRTVATGFVLEQNYPNPFNPSTSIAFALAKTGEVRLEIYNALGQRLATLVNGKLPAGQHQVVWDAQNVPSGIYFYKLEAGAYQQTRKMILMK; from the coding sequence TTGAAATTAGACACAATTGTTGCTGCGGCGTTCCTTCTGGCCGCGTCTCTCTATGGCCAGGACGTCGTCATTCCCCTGACGCCGACGGACGGCACGGCGGCGACGCACGTCAACACGCAGATTCTGGCGGACACCGTCATTGCGGGCGGGTTCAAAGCCAACCGCGTCTATGAATTGCAGCGGGATGGCGTCTATCTGCACAATGCGGTGGTAACCGTTCCTGCGGGGCAGACGCTGCGTTTGCGCGCGGCCGCGGGCGCCGGCAAGAAGCCGATCATTTACCTTTGGGAAACCGGCACCGGCGGAACGCCGACCCGACCGCCGGGCAATTTTGTGGTGCTGAACGGCGGCCACTTGGACATCAAGGAGGTTTGCATTGCCGGTTTCTATGAGCCGGAGCCTGATCGCGTCGACGGCGTACAAGGCGGCTTGATCAACACGACGGCCATCGGCTCGTCGATCGTGCTGGACGGCGTGGTTTTGTCGAATATCAACGGCCAGCATGTTCGCACCGGATTCAACACCACCAAGGTGAAAGTCACGAACTCGATTTTTGCGAACATGGGCGCGTTGACGACTTCGAATCTCGGCGCCGGCAAAGGCATTGATTTGCGCGAAGCGGCCTGCGACTCCCTGATTATCGTCAACAACACGTTCGTGAATTTTCAGGATCGCGCCATCCGGCACTATAATTTTGCCAATCCGCAAGCGGGCACGGGCGAGATCAAGTACGGCCGGATCGACCACAACACGTTCATCAACGGCATGGGCTTCCACGGGCTGTTGTCGCTCGGCAATGTCGGCCCGGAGATCATCATCACCAACAACCTGTTTGTCGATGCGTTTGCGCTCGGCGAAGATTCCACCGATGCCACGCGCGCGGCGGAATGGGCCAACACCGGCGAGATCTATCCCAACGGCAGAAACCGCATCACTTGGATTTTCACCGCGCCGAATACCACGACGCAATGGCAGGTGAGCAACAACTACTACACGATCAGCGATTCGGGCTGGGCTTTCTTGAATGGCTTTGGCTATCCGCCCGGCTCGCCGCTGTCGTATCACATCAACAGCCGGCTGGGCGCGGACTCGGTGAAGGCCTTCACGATGACGACGCTCAAACTGGGCAACACGCCGCGGCTGATGACGAACATGATGCGCTGGTACGAAAGCCCGACCGGCGGCAACCGCTCGAAGAACACGCCGGGCGCCGTTTTCAACCGCAACACCGATGATTACGACCGCCGCCCGATCGAGTATTATCGCGACGAATTGGATGCAACCTATTCGACCGCGTCAGCCGCCTATACCGGCGCCAAAGGCAATTTCCCGGCCGGTGACTTGAACTGGTTCCCCGACAAGAAGGCAGAGTGGGAAGATTACATTACGGGCGTGAGTCAGAAGCATCCCAGAACCGTTGCTACCGGTTTCGTTCTCGAACAGAATTATCCCAACCCGTTCAATCCCTCGACCAGCATCGCCTTCGCACTTGCCAAAACCGGCGAGGTGAGGCTGGAGATTTACAACGCGCTCGGCCAGCGCCTCGCCACGCTGGTCAATGGCAAGCTGCCCGCCGGCCAGCACCAGGTCGTGTGGGATGCGCAGAATGTGCCCTCCGGAATCTATTTCTACAAACTCGAAGCCGGCGCCTATCAGCAAACGCGCAAAATGATTTTGATGAAATAG